The following proteins come from a genomic window of Sinorhizobium fredii NGR234:
- a CDS encoding multicopper oxidase family protein has translation MFNRRQILGAGAALVSSAAWAKTSNTGLPEAAVMETAETQPPLKPTYGPDYNPVVTLNGWTLPHRMNNGVKEFHLVAEPVEREMAEGMTAYLWGYNGQSPGPTIEAVEGDRVRIFVTNKLPEHTTIHWHGMILPSGMDGVGGLTQPHIPVGKTFVYEFDLVKSGTFMYHPHSDEMVQMAMGMMGMFIIHPKDPKFMPVDRDFVFLLNAYDIDPGSYVPKIMEMTDFNMWCWNSRVFPDISPLVVSKNDRVRVRVGNLTMTNHPIHMHGYDFEVTCTDGGWVRPEARWPEVSIDIPVGAMRAYEFDAKYVGDWAIHCHKSHHTMNAMGHDIPTFIGVDKKTVAEKIKKLRPEYMPMGTKGMADMGEMEMEIPENTVPMMTGWGPHGPIEMGGMFSVVKVREGISAGDYADPGWYENPPGTQAWEWTGELPDATKAKDAKTQITPKHGNHG, from the coding sequence ATGTTCAACAGAAGACAGATACTGGGAGCAGGAGCGGCGCTTGTGTCCTCGGCCGCCTGGGCGAAGACCTCCAACACGGGACTGCCCGAGGCTGCGGTGATGGAGACTGCGGAGACGCAGCCGCCGCTCAAGCCGACCTATGGCCCGGACTATAACCCCGTCGTCACGCTCAACGGCTGGACGCTGCCCCACCGGATGAACAACGGCGTCAAGGAATTCCACCTCGTCGCCGAGCCGGTCGAGCGCGAGATGGCGGAAGGCATGACCGCCTATCTCTGGGGCTACAACGGCCAGTCGCCGGGACCGACGATCGAGGCCGTCGAGGGCGACCGGGTGCGCATCTTCGTCACCAACAAGCTGCCCGAGCACACGACCATCCACTGGCACGGCATGATCCTGCCGTCCGGCATGGACGGCGTCGGCGGCCTGACGCAGCCGCACATCCCGGTCGGCAAGACCTTCGTCTACGAGTTCGACCTCGTGAAGTCGGGCACCTTCATGTACCACCCGCACTCCGACGAGATGGTGCAGATGGCGATGGGGATGATGGGAATGTTCATCATCCATCCCAAGGACCCGAAGTTCATGCCGGTCGACCGGGACTTCGTCTTCCTGCTCAACGCCTACGACATCGATCCCGGCTCCTACGTCCCGAAGATCATGGAGATGACCGACTTCAACATGTGGTGCTGGAACAGCCGCGTGTTTCCCGACATCAGCCCGCTGGTGGTTTCGAAGAACGACCGGGTGCGCGTCCGGGTCGGCAACCTGACCATGACCAACCATCCGATCCACATGCATGGCTATGACTTCGAGGTCACCTGCACCGATGGCGGTTGGGTCCGGCCGGAGGCCCGCTGGCCAGAGGTCAGCATCGACATCCCGGTCGGGGCGATGCGGGCCTACGAGTTCGACGCCAAGTACGTCGGCGACTGGGCGATCCACTGCCACAAGTCGCACCACACGATGAACGCCATGGGACACGACATCCCGACCTTCATCGGCGTCGACAAGAAGACGGTCGCCGAGAAGATCAAAAAGCTTCGCCCGGAATACATGCCGATGGGGACCAAAGGCATGGCCGACATGGGCGAAATGGAAATGGAAATCCCAGAGAACACCGTGCCGATGATGACCGGCTGGGGACCGCACGGCCCGATCGAAATGGGCGGCATGTTCTCGGTCGTCAAGGTTCGCGAAGGCATCTCGGCCGGCGATTACGCCGATCCCGGCTGGTACGAAAACCCACCCGGAACCCAGGCCTGGGAGTGGACGGGCGAGCTCCCCGACGCAACCAAGGCCAAAGACGCCAAGACCCAGATCACGCCGAAACATGGAAATCACGGCTGA
- a CDS encoding TolC family protein → MIRSRMKLAATVAVPLILGGCVSATDYAAKNAGFSSVEAKTAGAIGKQTVWVQNQQQARIVSDRVKTLMAKKTLDVETAVQVALLNNKGLQAAYADLGDSSAEAWQSTMLVNPTVAIGFNGIGAPGIEAFRSVEGVIASNILALATRERNVAIADTRFRQAQLNAALRTLQLAADTRRAWINAVAAWETVGQLNQAQAAADAASELAQKLGESGAMTKGSQAREHVFYAELAGQTAKARLEARLAKEELTRLMGLWGSGINYQVPNRLPQLPTGIMKRDLIEAEALQRRVDLQVAKLDLEATAKSYNLTEATRYVTDLELLTGFETEREKEDGDVETETTGIAELEFVIPIFDSGKARMRKAELAYMRSANLLAEKAVNVRSEARSAYQAYRANYDIARHYRNSVVPLRTKIEEESLLTYNAMITNTFELLADSRDKVNSILLAVNAKRDFWLAEANLAPAIYGGGAGAASGETEVAAAAESGGGH, encoded by the coding sequence ATGATCAGGAGTAGGATGAAGCTGGCGGCGACGGTCGCAGTTCCACTCATCCTCGGCGGGTGCGTCTCGGCCACCGACTACGCAGCGAAGAACGCCGGGTTTTCCTCAGTCGAAGCGAAGACCGCTGGTGCGATCGGAAAACAGACAGTCTGGGTCCAGAACCAGCAGCAGGCCCGTATCGTCTCCGACCGCGTGAAGACGCTGATGGCAAAGAAGACCCTCGACGTGGAGACGGCGGTGCAGGTCGCGCTGTTGAACAACAAGGGACTCCAGGCCGCCTACGCCGACCTTGGGGATTCGTCCGCCGAAGCCTGGCAGTCGACAATGCTGGTCAATCCCACCGTCGCCATCGGCTTCAACGGCATTGGAGCGCCAGGAATCGAGGCATTCAGGTCGGTAGAGGGAGTAATTGCCTCCAACATCCTCGCGCTCGCCACCCGTGAGCGGAACGTCGCCATCGCCGACACCCGGTTCCGCCAGGCACAGTTGAACGCGGCGCTGCGGACACTTCAGCTCGCAGCCGACACGCGCCGCGCCTGGATCAACGCCGTTGCGGCGTGGGAAACGGTCGGCCAGCTCAACCAGGCGCAGGCTGCCGCCGACGCGGCCTCCGAACTCGCCCAGAAACTTGGCGAGTCCGGGGCGATGACCAAGGGCTCGCAGGCCCGCGAGCATGTCTTCTACGCCGAGCTGGCGGGACAGACGGCAAAGGCGCGGCTGGAGGCGAGGCTCGCCAAGGAAGAACTGACGCGGCTGATGGGGCTCTGGGGTTCGGGCATTAACTATCAGGTTCCGAACCGTCTGCCGCAGTTGCCTACGGGAATAATGAAGCGTGACCTGATCGAGGCGGAAGCGCTGCAGCGCCGTGTCGACCTCCAGGTTGCCAAGCTCGACCTCGAAGCGACGGCGAAGTCCTACAATCTGACCGAGGCAACCCGTTACGTCACCGACCTCGAACTCCTCACGGGCTTCGAGACCGAGCGGGAGAAGGAGGATGGTGACGTCGAGACCGAGACGACCGGGATTGCCGAACTCGAATTCGTCATCCCGATCTTCGACAGCGGCAAGGCGCGCATGCGCAAGGCCGAGCTCGCCTACATGCGGTCGGCCAACCTGCTTGCCGAAAAGGCCGTCAATGTGCGGTCGGAAGCACGCTCGGCATACCAGGCTTATCGCGCCAACTACGACATCGCCCGGCATTACCGGAACAGCGTCGTGCCGCTGCGCACCAAGATCGAGGAAGAGTCGCTCCTCACCTACAACGCGATGATCACCAACACCTTCGAACTGCTCGCCGACAGCCGCGACAAGGTCAATTCTATCCTGCTCGCGGTCAACGCCAAGCGCGACTTCTGGCTCGCCGAAGCGAACCTCGCCCCGGCGATCTACGGCGGTGGCGCGGGAGCGGCCTCCGGCGAAACGGAAGTCGCGGCGGCCGCCGAAAGCGGCGGCGGCCACTGA
- a CDS encoding YqaA family protein translates to MTGLTAYLGLFLVAFGAATVLPFQSEPLLVGLLASGKFSTTWLLVVASIGNVLGAVFNCVLGRFIDRFHDRSWFPVKASSLDKAAGWYRRYGRWSLLLSWMPVFGDALTVLAGVLREPWWSFLLLVTVGKTVRYLVLAAATLGTRAAIGI, encoded by the coding sequence ATGACCGGACTAACCGCGTATCTCGGATTGTTCCTCGTCGCGTTTGGCGCGGCCACTGTGCTGCCTTTCCAGTCCGAACCCTTGCTTGTCGGCTTGCTTGCGTCAGGAAAATTCTCGACGACTTGGCTCCTCGTCGTCGCAAGCATCGGCAACGTTCTGGGAGCAGTGTTCAACTGCGTGCTCGGGCGTTTCATCGATCGGTTTCACGATCGGTCCTGGTTCCCGGTGAAGGCGTCGTCATTGGACAAGGCCGCTGGATGGTACCGGCGCTATGGTCGGTGGTCGCTGCTGCTCTCGTGGATGCCAGTCTTCGGAGACGCACTGACTGTACTTGCCGGAGTCTTGCGGGAGCCTTGGTGGTCCTTCCTGCTGCTGGTCACAGTCGGAAAGACGGTGCGATACCTTGTCCTCGCCGCCGCAACGCTCGGGACGCGGGCGGCGATCGGAATCTGA
- a CDS encoding DUF305 domain-containing protein, producing the protein MKEPEHSNQHESTSRRHYLMFAVNMVVSLVVMYFVMFSMIDGWRDFRNNLNMLYMALTMVAPMGIIMLATMGGMYKKKGLNVALYLGLAALFVAAFAGTRTQALIDDHQFIASMIPHHSGAILMCREARITDAELVDLCNRISEGQRREIEQMDSIRVRLDSSG; encoded by the coding sequence ATGAAAGAGCCCGAACACTCGAACCAACACGAAAGTACGTCACGACGCCACTACCTGATGTTCGCCGTCAACATGGTGGTCAGCCTCGTGGTCATGTACTTCGTGATGTTCTCCATGATCGACGGCTGGCGCGATTTCCGTAACAATCTCAACATGCTCTACATGGCGCTGACGATGGTTGCTCCGATGGGGATCATCATGCTGGCGACCATGGGTGGGATGTACAAGAAGAAGGGACTGAACGTAGCCCTTTACCTCGGTCTGGCCGCCCTCTTTGTTGCAGCGTTTGCGGGCACACGCACGCAGGCCCTTATCGATGATCATCAGTTCATCGCGTCGATGATCCCGCACCACTCCGGAGCAATTCTGATGTGTCGCGAAGCGCGTATCACGGATGCAGAGCTGGTCGATCTTTGTAATCGAATCTCTGAGGGGCAGCGCAGGGAAATCGAGCAGATGGACTCGATCCGAGTAAGATTGGACAGCTCCGGCTGA
- a CDS encoding cytochrome c, giving the protein MRVNVNVTRMAALMLSIAAFVMVISDATAQSVPPNVARRQHDMKAMADAAKSINAMFKGTSPYDSKLFKAAAETIRSQSGTALSTLFEGSVTAAGSKASSNIEIERQEFDKLALDLGAYAAALSGAADRNPDTLGPGMRMHSGDAVIGGGPLAKRVDATRDATSMAAEHAFHLMLQTCTSCHAKFRVESK; this is encoded by the coding sequence ATGCGAGTGAATGTAAATGTGACGAGAATGGCTGCTCTTATGCTCTCGATCGCGGCTTTCGTCATGGTGATCTCGGATGCGACGGCGCAATCGGTCCCGCCGAATGTTGCCCGGAGACAGCACGACATGAAGGCGATGGCAGACGCGGCCAAGAGCATCAACGCCATGTTCAAGGGCACGTCGCCCTATGATTCAAAGCTATTCAAGGCGGCCGCCGAAACCATTCGGTCCCAATCGGGAACTGCCCTGTCGACGTTGTTCGAGGGGTCGGTGACGGCGGCCGGATCGAAAGCCAGCTCGAACATCGAGATCGAACGCCAGGAGTTCGACAAATTGGCCCTCGATCTCGGTGCCTACGCAGCCGCCTTGTCGGGAGCAGCAGATCGAAATCCGGATACGCTCGGCCCCGGAATGCGGATGCACTCGGGGGATGCAGTCATCGGCGGCGGCCCCCTCGCGAAAAGGGTCGATGCGACAAGAGACGCAACATCGATGGCCGCAGAACATGCCTTTCATCTGATGCTGCAAACCTGCACGTCCTGCCACGCCAAGTTTCGTGTCGAGAGCAAATAG
- a CDS encoding acyltransferase family protein produces the protein MNIIANSNSAYFPAARSLSEQTTEKVQSRAVGPDVLRSLAILLVMLVHLPVEATPSLLVGVRTYAWLGVDIFFVLSGFLIGTQLFKEVARRGGVDLKCFYLRRAFRIFPAFFVVLGLYAIFPILRDAPTMQPFWSFATFTVNFDFDPRVGRAFSQAWSLCVEEHFYLVLPLVVLLLNRQISTGWTLLLAGSIVIAGMILRYTLWESQVGVLVDAGKLRDAFAVYLRDVYYPTYTRLDGLMFGVILAAARFFKPELCKRYAPPRVALPVGVALVIAALALFSIRGPLAGSNLFLVFQAQLGAVAGFPLISIGIAIILGAMLDLEQVLRRWPVPGAALVATLSYSLYLTHKSVFHVDRLIFGEENLQGGFGFVIYVATSFAAAAVLWFCVERTFLDLRDHLLPSDKGPGLAELRPELEAASR, from the coding sequence ATGAATATCATTGCCAATTCGAATTCTGCATATTTTCCGGCAGCGCGAAGTCTCTCAGAGCAAACCACAGAGAAGGTCCAGTCGAGGGCGGTTGGCCCCGATGTTTTGCGATCCTTGGCGATCCTTCTCGTCATGCTCGTGCATCTCCCGGTCGAGGCGACACCATCCTTGCTGGTCGGCGTCCGTACCTATGCGTGGCTGGGCGTCGATATTTTCTTTGTCCTGAGCGGTTTTCTGATCGGAACCCAACTCTTCAAGGAGGTTGCTCGGAGGGGAGGCGTTGACTTGAAATGCTTCTATCTCCGCCGCGCCTTTCGTATTTTCCCGGCGTTTTTCGTTGTTCTCGGCCTTTACGCAATTTTCCCCATTCTCCGGGACGCGCCGACTATGCAACCGTTCTGGAGCTTCGCGACCTTCACCGTGAATTTCGACTTCGACCCGCGCGTAGGCAGAGCTTTTTCGCAGGCGTGGTCGCTTTGTGTCGAGGAGCATTTCTATCTGGTTCTGCCGCTAGTCGTTTTGCTTTTGAATCGGCAGATCAGCACGGGTTGGACGCTTCTCCTCGCAGGTTCGATAGTAATCGCAGGGATGATCCTTCGATACACGCTTTGGGAGAGCCAAGTCGGCGTGCTCGTTGATGCAGGCAAACTGAGAGATGCCTTCGCCGTATATCTGAGGGACGTATACTATCCGACATACACCCGCCTGGACGGTCTGATGTTCGGTGTGATCCTTGCGGCGGCGAGATTTTTCAAACCTGAACTTTGCAAGCGTTACGCACCTCCGCGTGTTGCTCTGCCCGTCGGCGTTGCTCTCGTCATAGCCGCACTTGCGCTGTTCTCAATTCGGGGTCCACTTGCGGGATCAAATCTCTTTCTCGTCTTTCAGGCTCAGCTCGGTGCGGTCGCCGGATTCCCGCTCATCTCGATCGGTATCGCTATTATTCTTGGCGCTATGCTCGACCTGGAGCAGGTTCTGCGACGGTGGCCGGTTCCGGGTGCCGCCCTCGTCGCCACCCTATCGTACAGCCTCTATCTCACTCACAAATCAGTTTTCCATGTCGACAGGCTCATCTTCGGGGAAGAGAACCTTCAGGGTGGTTTTGGCTTCGTGATTTATGTGGCGACCAGCTTTGCGGCAGCAGCGGTGCTCTGGTTTTGCGTAGAGAGAACCTTCCTCGATCTTCGAGATCACCTTCTCCCTTCCGACAAAGGACCGGGACTTGCAGAGCTTCGACCAGAACTCGAAGCTGCCTCACGGTGA
- the cueR gene encoding Cu(I)-responsive transcriptional regulator produces MNIGQASRTSGVSSKMIRYYEQIGLIKPALRTASSYRTYGDNDIHTLRFVRRARDLGFSVEQIKELLALWRDRARASSDVKAVALEHVAELERKIAAIQEMTKTLKHLASHCHGDDRPACPIIDEIANGAEIDRIDAVSARFGVASLK; encoded by the coding sequence ATGAACATCGGCCAAGCCTCCAGGACCAGCGGAGTCTCCTCGAAAATGATCCGCTACTACGAGCAGATCGGGCTGATCAAACCCGCTCTCCGGACCGCTTCCAGCTATCGGACTTACGGCGACAACGACATTCATACCCTTCGCTTCGTACGCCGAGCCCGCGATCTCGGTTTCTCGGTGGAACAGATCAAGGAACTGCTTGCCCTATGGCGGGACCGCGCCAGAGCCAGCTCGGACGTCAAGGCCGTCGCCCTGGAACACGTCGCCGAACTGGAGCGAAAGATCGCCGCCATCCAGGAGATGACGAAAACGCTCAAGCACCTCGCGAGCCACTGCCACGGCGACGACCGCCCGGCGTGCCCGATCATAGACGAAATCGCCAACGGAGCCGAAATCGACCGCATAGATGCCGTCAGTGCGCGGTTCGGCGTTGCCTCGCTGAAATGA